A window of the Synechococcus sp. LTW-R genome harbors these coding sequences:
- a CDS encoding shikimate dehydrogenase — MNAEARIQGSTALVGVLGDPVRHSLSPVMHNAALEAMGLDWAYLALPAPAAELATVVRALEAMGCRGLNVTIPHKQAVAALCSELSPLAERLGAVNTLVPRQGGGWLGTNTDVEGFCAPLREASWSGKRALVLGCGGSARAVVAGLVELGFAEIVLAGRRAEALQAFQADCQGWAPQLKTLSWENAVSEALPHADLVVNTTPVGMASAPAASAAQACPLSHAELETLPSQAWVYDLIYTPRPTALLKHAAANGCRSLDGLRMLVEQGAASLRLWSGHSDVPVEAMHEAALHQLQ, encoded by the coding sequence GTGAACGCCGAGGCCCGCATCCAAGGCAGCACAGCGCTTGTGGGGGTGCTGGGCGATCCCGTGCGCCACTCCCTCTCGCCGGTGATGCACAACGCGGCCCTCGAAGCGATGGGTCTGGACTGGGCCTATCTGGCCCTGCCCGCGCCAGCGGCCGAACTCGCCACCGTTGTGCGCGCCCTGGAAGCGATGGGCTGCCGCGGCCTGAACGTGACCATCCCCCACAAGCAAGCGGTCGCGGCGCTCTGCAGCGAACTCAGTCCACTGGCGGAGCGCCTGGGGGCCGTGAACACCCTGGTGCCGCGCCAGGGGGGCGGCTGGCTGGGCACCAATACCGATGTGGAGGGGTTCTGCGCGCCCCTGCGGGAAGCCAGCTGGTCGGGCAAGCGGGCCCTGGTGCTCGGCTGCGGCGGGAGTGCCCGCGCCGTCGTCGCCGGCCTCGTGGAGCTGGGCTTTGCGGAGATCGTTCTGGCCGGGCGACGGGCCGAAGCCCTTCAGGCCTTCCAGGCCGACTGCCAAGGCTGGGCGCCCCAACTGAAAACCCTGTCCTGGGAGAACGCCGTCAGCGAAGCCCTGCCGCACGCGGACCTGGTGGTGAACACCACGCCGGTGGGAATGGCTTCCGCGCCGGCGGCCAGCGCCGCCCAGGCCTGCCCGTTGAGCCACGCCGAATTGGAAACGCTTCCGTCCCAGGCGTGGGTGTACGACTTGATCTACACCCCGCGGCCCACCGCCCTGCTGAAGCACGCCGCCGCGAATGGATGCCGCAGCCTGGATGGCCTGCGCATGCTCGTGGAGCAGGGGGCCGCCTCCCTGCGCCTCTGGAGCGGTCACAGCGACGTGCCCGTGGAGGCCATGCACGAGGCCGCCCTGCACCAGCTGCAGTAG
- the dnaK gene encoding molecular chaperone DnaK encodes MGKVVGIDLGTTNSCVSVMEGGKPTVIANAEGFRTTPSVVAYTKNQDQLVGQIAKRQAVMNPENTFYSVKRFIGRRVDEVNEESKEVSYGVEKAGSNVKVKCPVLSKQFAPEEVSAQVLRKLAEDAGKYLGETVTQAVITVPAYFNDSQRQATKDAGKIAGLEVLRIINEPTAAALAYGLDKKSNEKILVFDLGGGTFDVSVLEVGDGVFEVLSTSGDTHLGGDDFDKVIVDHLADTFKSNEGIDLRSDKQALQRLTEAAEKAKIELSSATQSEINLPFITATPEGPKHLDLTLTRAKFEELASKLIDRCRVPVEQALKDAKLASSELDEVVMVGGSTRIPAVLELVKRVTGKSPNQTVNPDEVVAVGAAIQGGVLAGEVKDILLLDVTPLSLGVETLGGVMTKMIPRNTTIPTKKSETYSTAVDGQTNVEIHVLQGEREMASDNKSLGTFRLDGIPPAPRGVPQIEVTFDIDANGILSVTAKDKGSGKEQSISITGASTLSDNEVEKMVKDAEANASADKEKRERIDVKNQAETLVYQAEKQLGELGDKVGAEDKAKVESSSAKLKEAIEKDDFDTMKSELETLQQALYAAGAAVYQQAAGAEGAAAGAPGAEAGGSGAAGDDVIDAEFTESK; translated from the coding sequence ATGGGCAAGGTTGTCGGTATCGACCTTGGCACCACCAACAGCTGCGTGTCGGTCATGGAGGGCGGCAAGCCCACCGTGATTGCCAATGCTGAGGGCTTCCGCACCACGCCCTCCGTGGTGGCATACACCAAGAACCAGGATCAACTGGTGGGTCAAATCGCCAAGCGCCAGGCGGTGATGAACCCGGAGAACACCTTCTATTCCGTCAAGCGTTTCATTGGACGCCGGGTGGATGAGGTGAACGAAGAGTCCAAGGAAGTGAGCTACGGCGTCGAGAAGGCCGGCTCCAACGTCAAGGTCAAGTGCCCGGTCCTCAGCAAGCAGTTCGCCCCTGAGGAAGTCAGCGCTCAGGTGCTGCGCAAGCTTGCTGAAGACGCCGGCAAGTACCTCGGCGAGACCGTGACCCAGGCGGTGATCACCGTTCCCGCTTACTTCAACGACTCCCAGCGCCAGGCCACCAAGGACGCCGGCAAGATCGCTGGCCTCGAGGTGCTGCGCATCATCAACGAGCCCACCGCGGCGGCCCTGGCCTACGGCCTGGACAAGAAGAGCAACGAGAAAATCCTGGTCTTCGACCTGGGCGGCGGCACCTTCGACGTGTCCGTCCTCGAGGTGGGCGACGGTGTCTTCGAGGTGCTCTCCACCTCCGGTGACACCCACCTGGGTGGTGACGACTTCGACAAGGTGATCGTTGATCACCTGGCCGACACCTTCAAGTCCAACGAAGGCATCGACCTGCGCAGCGACAAGCAGGCCCTGCAGCGTCTGACCGAAGCGGCTGAGAAGGCCAAGATCGAGCTCTCCAGCGCAACCCAGAGCGAGATCAACCTGCCGTTCATCACGGCCACCCCTGAAGGCCCCAAGCACCTCGACCTGACCCTGACCCGGGCCAAGTTCGAAGAGCTGGCCTCCAAGCTGATCGACCGCTGCCGCGTGCCCGTTGAGCAAGCCCTGAAGGACGCCAAGCTGGCCTCCTCGGAGCTGGACGAAGTGGTGATGGTGGGTGGTTCCACCCGCATCCCCGCCGTGCTCGAGCTGGTGAAGCGCGTCACCGGGAAGTCCCCCAACCAAACCGTGAACCCCGACGAGGTGGTGGCCGTGGGCGCCGCCATTCAGGGCGGTGTGCTCGCCGGTGAGGTCAAGGACATCCTTCTGCTGGACGTCACTCCCCTCTCCCTGGGTGTGGAAACCCTGGGCGGTGTGATGACCAAGATGATCCCCCGGAACACCACCATCCCGACCAAGAAGTCGGAGACCTACTCCACCGCCGTGGACGGTCAGACCAACGTGGAAATCCACGTGCTCCAGGGCGAGCGCGAGATGGCCAGCGACAACAAGTCGCTCGGAACCTTCCGCCTCGATGGCATCCCCCCGGCCCCCCGTGGCGTTCCCCAGATCGAAGTCACCTTCGACATCGACGCCAACGGCATCCTGAGCGTCACCGCCAAGGACAAGGGCAGCGGCAAGGAGCAGAGCATCTCCATCACCGGTGCTTCCACCCTCAGTGACAACGAGGTGGAGAAGATGGTGAAGGACGCCGAAGCCAACGCCAGCGCTGACAAGGAGAAGCGCGAGCGGATCGACGTGAAGAACCAGGCCGAAACCCTGGTCTATCAAGCCGAGAAGCAGCTGGGCGAGCTGGGCGACAAGGTCGGCGCTGAGGACAAGGCCAAGGTCGAGTCCTCTTCCGCCAAGCTCAAGGAGGCGATCGAGAAGGACGACTTCGACACGATGAAGTCCGAGCTCGAGACCCTGCAGCAGGCCCTCTACGCCGCCGGTGCCGCTGTCTATCAGCAAGCCGCCGGTGCTGAAGGTGCCGCTGCTGGTGCCCCCGGCGCTGAGGCCGGTGGTTCTGGTGCGGCTGGTGACGACGTCATCGACGCCGAATTCACCGAGTCCAAGTGA
- the pstS gene encoding phosphate ABC transporter substrate-binding protein PstS has translation MLRSRTLAPLSLLGVLALTACGGSGGDSSGARLQGAGATFPAPIYLRWFQDLAAKGSVKVNYQSVGSGAGIRQFDAATVDFAASDKPLSEADAAAVKRGAVQVPMTAGAIAVAYNNPGCDLKLSQQQLVSIFEGKITNYSDLGCGDQAIKVVYRSDGSGTTYNFTKSLSAFSPAWASGPGSGKSIKWPTGLGAKGNEGMAASLQQIKGALGYVESSYVRGDLKAAALQNAGGSYAKPTTKEASEALGSIDLGPNLTGSNPNPKAGYPIVTFTWILLYKSGNGDKLKGLQEAFNYTLSDAAQANAPALGYVSLPPNVLQKARAAVASIGE, from the coding sequence ATGCTGCGCTCCCGCACCCTGGCACCGCTGAGCCTCCTTGGAGTCCTCGCCCTGACCGCCTGCGGCGGCTCCGGTGGCGACAGCTCCGGCGCGCGCCTCCAGGGAGCCGGCGCCACCTTCCCGGCTCCCATCTACCTGCGCTGGTTCCAGGACCTGGCCGCCAAGGGCTCCGTCAAGGTCAACTACCAATCGGTGGGCTCCGGCGCTGGCATTCGCCAGTTCGACGCCGCCACCGTTGATTTCGCCGCCAGCGACAAGCCCCTGAGCGAAGCGGATGCCGCCGCCGTCAAGCGCGGGGCTGTCCAGGTACCGATGACCGCCGGTGCGATCGCCGTGGCCTACAACAACCCCGGCTGCGACCTGAAGCTCAGCCAACAGCAGCTGGTGAGCATCTTCGAAGGCAAGATCACCAACTACAGCGACCTCGGCTGCGGCGATCAGGCCATCAAGGTGGTCTACCGCTCCGACGGCTCGGGTACGACCTACAACTTCACCAAGTCCCTCTCGGCCTTCAGCCCCGCCTGGGCCAGCGGTCCGGGCAGCGGCAAATCGATCAAATGGCCCACGGGCTTGGGTGCCAAGGGCAACGAGGGCATGGCCGCCAGCCTGCAGCAAATCAAGGGCGCCCTGGGCTACGTCGAGAGTTCCTATGTCCGTGGTGATCTGAAGGCCGCTGCCCTGCAAAATGCCGGTGGCAGCTACGCCAAGCCCACCACCAAAGAAGCGTCCGAAGCCCTGGGCAGCATCGATCTGGGCCCGAACCTGACCGGGAGCAACCCCAATCCCAAGGCGGGCTACCCGATCGTGACCTTCACCTGGATCCTGCTCTACAAGAGCGGCAACGGCGACAAGCTCAAGGGTCTGCAGGAGGCCTTCAACTACACCCTCAGCGACGCCGCCCAGGCCAATGCCCCGGCCCTCGGCTACGTGAGCCTGCCCCCCAACGTGCTGCAGAAAGCGCGGGCCGCCGTCGCCAGCATCGGCGAATAA
- a CDS encoding FAD-binding oxidoreductase, with the protein MIGAGVVGFSVAWHLQQIGHQVTLFDPQLRQAQGEEAGSSAALGLLMARVFRRSSGRGWRLRQQSHTLWRQWRETLQQRGHDLPFRPGLLQLATTAAERDAQAQLACQRDDLRLLAAANLEQLKPLIPQPCLGGLLSPEDGQLDPVPAMRALLADGERLGLALEASSVDGLERGDAGRWRVRCGSTNAGTFDWAVLSAGLGSSALLESLGHDRPQHPVLGQALELQLAEEDQGPSNWPGSLSWSGINLVPRPEGRLWLGATVEIDQRQGQPQELQALRELSGQAPPWLKRATVLRQWQGLRARPLGRPAPLLEQLETGLLLASGHYRNGVLLAPASATWVAEQIENADQG; encoded by the coding sequence GTGATCGGAGCCGGTGTGGTGGGCTTTTCCGTGGCCTGGCACCTGCAGCAGATTGGCCACCAGGTCACGCTCTTTGACCCCCAACTGCGGCAGGCCCAGGGCGAGGAAGCCGGCAGCAGCGCAGCCCTCGGCCTCTTGATGGCCCGCGTCTTTCGCCGCAGCAGTGGCCGGGGCTGGAGGCTGCGGCAGCAGTCCCACACCCTCTGGCGCCAATGGCGCGAGACGCTTCAGCAGCGGGGCCATGACCTGCCCTTCCGTCCGGGTCTGCTGCAGCTCGCGACCACGGCTGCCGAACGGGACGCCCAAGCCCAGCTGGCGTGTCAGCGCGACGACCTGCGCTTGCTGGCGGCCGCGAACCTCGAGCAGCTCAAGCCGCTGATTCCCCAACCCTGCCTGGGGGGCCTGCTCTCCCCCGAGGACGGACAACTGGACCCCGTCCCCGCCATGCGGGCCTTGCTCGCCGATGGGGAACGACTCGGACTCGCGCTGGAGGCCTCCAGCGTGGACGGACTGGAGCGGGGCGATGCCGGCCGCTGGCGCGTGCGCTGCGGGTCCACAAACGCGGGGACCTTTGACTGGGCCGTGCTCAGTGCCGGACTGGGCAGTTCAGCGCTGCTGGAGTCCTTGGGCCATGACCGCCCCCAGCATCCCGTGCTGGGACAAGCCCTTGAGTTGCAACTGGCCGAGGAGGATCAGGGCCCGAGCAACTGGCCGGGAAGCCTGAGCTGGAGTGGCATCAACCTGGTGCCGCGGCCCGAGGGCCGCCTCTGGCTGGGGGCCACCGTGGAAATCGATCAACGCCAGGGGCAGCCCCAGGAGCTGCAGGCCCTGCGGGAGCTCAGCGGACAGGCGCCGCCCTGGCTCAAGCGGGCCACGGTGCTGCGCCAGTGGCAGGGGCTCAGGGCCCGCCCCCTCGGCCGGCCGGCACCGCTGCTGGAGCAGCTGGAAACGGGGCTTCTCCTCGCCAGTGGGCACTACCGCAATGGGGTGTTGCTGGCTCCCGCCAGCGCGACCTGGGTCGCCGAGCAGATCGAGAACGCCGACCAGGGCTGA
- the psbQ gene encoding photosystem II protein PsbQ, which produces MAAQQLYSGLRRLALAALALVISFGLTACGGDKAKAPTLSTDDITVIERQAEGFLSARNRLPELATLVNERNWVFTRNLIHGPMQEVGREMLYINQRLLPGDRAEATKLATDLKAALADLDEAARLQDANNLSKAYIKVASGFGRYAQILPEQVQSDLKQI; this is translated from the coding sequence ATGGCGGCTCAACAGCTCTATTCCGGCCTGCGGCGACTGGCCCTGGCGGCTCTCGCTCTGGTCATCAGCTTTGGCCTGACCGCCTGTGGTGGCGACAAAGCCAAGGCCCCCACCCTGAGCACGGATGACATCACCGTGATCGAGCGCCAGGCCGAAGGCTTCCTCTCCGCCCGCAACCGCCTGCCCGAGCTGGCCACCCTTGTGAACGAGCGCAACTGGGTCTTCACCCGCAACCTGATCCACGGCCCCATGCAAGAAGTGGGCCGCGAGATGCTCTACATCAACCAGCGCCTGCTGCCCGGCGACCGCGCCGAGGCCACCAAGCTGGCCACTGACCTGAAGGCTGCCCTCGCCGACCTCGACGAAGCCGCCCGTCTGCAGGACGCCAACAACCTGAGCAAGGCCTACATCAAGGTCGCCAGCGGTTTCGGCCGTTACGCCCAGATCCTTCCTGAGCAAGTTCAGTCCGACCTAAAGCAGATCTGA
- the purU gene encoding formyltetrahydrofolate deformylase, which translates to MTAATAILQMICPDQPGLVRELSGWVAGNGGNIVHADHHSDQGAGLFLSRIEWQLEGFGLPREAIAPAAASLAERLGGEQTVTFSDERPAVAIFVSKQDHCLLDLLWRVRTGELPMRVPLVVSNHPDLGPIAEEFGAQFALVPISNANRGEAEARHLELLAEHGIELVILAKYMQVLTPSFLAAFDPPDAFHRVINIHHSFLPAFMGAQPYHRAWERGVKLIGATGHYVTDELDAGPIIAQSTVNVSHRDEVEDLIRKGRDTERLALARAVRLHLKRQVMVYRGRTAVFE; encoded by the coding sequence ATGACGGCTGCCACCGCCATCCTTCAGATGATTTGCCCCGATCAGCCGGGGCTTGTGCGGGAGCTCTCCGGTTGGGTGGCGGGCAACGGCGGCAACATCGTCCACGCCGACCACCACAGCGATCAAGGGGCGGGCTTGTTCCTCAGTCGGATTGAGTGGCAGCTCGAGGGCTTCGGTCTGCCCCGGGAAGCGATTGCTCCGGCGGCGGCGTCCCTGGCGGAGCGCCTCGGCGGTGAACAGACGGTAACCTTCTCCGACGAGCGTCCGGCGGTGGCGATCTTCGTCAGCAAGCAGGACCATTGTTTGTTGGATCTGCTCTGGCGTGTGCGCACGGGCGAGTTGCCGATGCGGGTGCCGCTGGTGGTCTCCAACCATCCGGATTTGGGGCCGATCGCCGAGGAGTTTGGGGCCCAGTTCGCCCTCGTGCCGATTAGCAACGCCAACCGCGGCGAGGCGGAGGCCCGCCATCTCGAGCTGCTGGCGGAGCACGGCATCGAGTTGGTGATCCTGGCCAAGTACATGCAGGTCCTCACCCCGAGCTTTCTTGCGGCCTTTGACCCCCCGGATGCATTCCACCGGGTCATCAACATCCACCACTCCTTCCTGCCGGCCTTCATGGGGGCACAGCCCTATCACCGGGCCTGGGAGCGGGGCGTGAAATTGATCGGCGCCACCGGGCACTACGTGACCGACGAGCTGGATGCGGGCCCGATCATTGCCCAGTCCACCGTGAATGTGAGCCACCGCGATGAGGTGGAGGATCTGATCCGCAAAGGCCGCGACACCGAGCGTCTGGCCTTGGCCCGGGCGGTGCGCTTGCATCTGAAACGACAAGTGATGGTCTACCGCGGCCGTACGGCGGTTTTCGAATGA